The sequence ATGGCGGCTTTTTTGAGGGATTCGACCACTCTGCTTTCTATAAATGTTCTGTCCCGCATTCCGTTAACCTTCAGACCGTATGCGATATTTTCATATATGCTCTTAGGGAATGGATTCGGTTTCTGAAATACCATGCCGACCTGACGCCTGAGTTCAACGACATCGGTTCTCGGGGCGTATATGTCCTGGCCGTCTATAGTGAGGCTCCCCTCGACACGGGCTCCAGGTATCAGGTCGTTCATGCGGTTCAAAAGCCTTATGAACGTTGATTTTCCACAACCCGACGGGCCGATAAGGGCCGTTACGTTATTGGCGTACATCTCCATATTTATATCGGTAAGGGCCTGGGTCTTTCCGTAAAAGAAATTTATGCCCTGTGCCTTGATCTTCACATCATGTTCCATAGCCGCTCCTTTGTTTCTGCCTGATGATAATTGCAATGGCGCTGATGGACAATACCAGAACAAGAAGAATAAGGGCACACCCGTATGCAATTGGGGTCTGTAGTTCGGGTTTTGTGCCTTCCGTCATTAGTGCATATATATGATATGGCAGGGCCATCACTTCGGAAAAGATCGAAGTCGGGTAGGACTTGTTGAAAAATGTGGCTGCTGTAAAGAGGATAGGTGCCGTCTCCCCCGCTACCCTTCCGATGTTAAGGATCACGCCTGTCAGTATACCGGGGAGAGCGCTTGGCAGGACCACCTTTTTGATTGTCTGCCATTGAGTCGCCCCAAGCGCGAGAGACGCCTCCCTGAA comes from Desulfomonilia bacterium and encodes:
- the pstB gene encoding phosphate ABC transporter ATP-binding protein PstB; protein product: MEHDVKIKAQGINFFYGKTQALTDINMEMYANNVTALIGPSGCGKSTFIRLLNRMNDLIPGARVEGSLTIDGQDIYAPRTDVVELRRQVGMVFQKPNPFPKSIYENIAYGLKVNGMRDRTFIESRVVESLKKAAIWEEVRDRLHTSALMLSGGQQQRLCIARCLAVEPKIILFDEPCASLDPISTRKIEELILELKKDYTIAIVTHNMQQAARVSDYTAFLYLGSLIEYGNTTQMFTVPKQTMTESYLSGQFG